The following is a genomic window from Pseudomonas sp. FP2335.
ACGCCTGGGAGGAGAGGGGTCAAGCGAAGGTATCGATCAAGGTGCCGAGCATTTCATCCGAAGCCTTGGCGACTTTGGCGCCCAGCTCCACCTGAAACTTGCCTTCAGCCATCTCGACCATATTGCTCGCCGAATTCGACGGCTGGGCCCGGTCGTTGGCGCGCAGACGATCAAGCTGTGCATCCGATGGCTGGGTCGTCGCCGCGCTGGCGATCTTGCCGGCGGCCTGGTCGACACGGTTCTGCCCGGCCTGAATGGTGCTCAGTCCCGAATAAAACGCGCTGCTTCCAGAGATGTCCATGGCGTAAACCTGCCTTTATAGAATCGTGAGCCCTGATTGAAGCAGAGAAACCGGCAAAACACCCGTCAAAAACACTAATGGCACAATGCCTTAGTGATAGCCAAAATCAGTCAAGCAGATCCAATTGCAAGTACTCGGCCACCG
Proteins encoded in this region:
- a CDS encoding pyrroloquinoline quinone biosynthesis protein PqqE, which gives rise to MDISGSSAFYSGLSTIQAGQNRVDQAAGKIASAATTQPSDAQLDRLRANDRAQPSNSASNMVEMAEGKFQVELGAKVAKASDEMLGTLIDTFA